The following are encoded together in the Natronincola ferrireducens genome:
- the recJ gene encoding single-stranded-DNA-specific exonuclease RecJ, whose protein sequence is MEIEKRNWLYSQKQIEEIDLLVEGLNIQPTTAKLLLNRGIKNLGKAKVFLHPSLEELYDPYLLKDMDKAVKRIQYAVENNQAIWIYGDYDVDGVASVSIMLKYFYSIGYSVNYYIPDRMEEGYGINPQAIKEIADKKGDLIITVDCGITSIKEVELANSLGIDMIITDHHQCHGIIPKAYAIINPKQEDCHYPYDMICGCGVAFKLIQALTPKEIFKTTIYQYLDITTIATIADIVPLLDENRIIVKNGLNYMRETNNIGLQALIEISNLKDKKLNASHIGFGLAPRINAAGRIGSADIGVRLFTTENREEAKKLAKMLDEENYNRQQVEAEILDEAIKMIEENPKYREEKVLVLYKENWHHGVIGIVASRIVEKYYKPTIILAIENDTAKGSARSITGFNLFDALNQCKDLFIKFGGHEQAAGLSLVTDNIEAFRTEINKLADQILLEDDLVPKIFCDDMLNLESINHQLISELETLEPYGLANMAPRFIHTNLKPKGIKSVGVDGKHLKMSLQEDNKTFDTIGFNLGNYAKVLTGDDTVGIIFSPEYNEFNGTKKIQLNIKDLKIIKGSYVSEKFIESYYKSLQLPCNENNYITNRELEDIPVKATQEKQVFIIKELQNQDKVLILVNTFHQANHLITLTEIQEKNTRKRVKFFYNEIPFEPQNKEIHILINPNIDKISFKLYNSIIVYDMFFMEKDYYYLIDRNQHAPITFLYEKGDEKNNEEILKSIVPTRNILILLYKFLKEFYHFKKAKLEEILEKINEELSIAINPKILENAIHIFIEGNLIKCDVYDEQYYIEILKVTQKVDIEKLDAFRHYNNLYKDFIDFKNKWIGFIQGGKSNGFS, encoded by the coding sequence ATGGAAATAGAAAAAAGAAACTGGTTATATAGTCAAAAACAGATAGAGGAAATAGACCTTTTAGTAGAAGGATTAAATATTCAACCAACAACAGCAAAGCTTTTATTAAACAGAGGCATTAAAAATTTAGGTAAAGCAAAGGTTTTTTTACACCCTAGTTTAGAAGAATTATATGATCCATATTTGCTAAAAGATATGGATAAGGCAGTAAAACGTATTCAATATGCTGTAGAGAATAATCAAGCCATTTGGATATACGGCGATTACGATGTGGATGGAGTGGCTAGCGTCTCAATTATGCTAAAATACTTTTATTCTATAGGATATTCTGTAAACTACTATATTCCCGATAGAATGGAGGAGGGTTACGGAATTAATCCCCAAGCCATCAAAGAGATTGCCGATAAAAAAGGGGATTTAATTATTACTGTTGACTGTGGTATAACTTCAATTAAAGAGGTGGAGCTGGCTAATTCTTTGGGAATAGATATGATTATTACAGATCATCACCAGTGCCATGGAATTATTCCTAAGGCTTATGCAATTATTAATCCTAAACAGGAGGATTGTCACTATCCCTATGATATGATCTGTGGTTGTGGCGTGGCCTTTAAACTTATTCAAGCCCTAACTCCAAAAGAAATTTTCAAAACCACAATTTATCAATATTTAGACATTACTACCATCGCCACCATAGCTGATATTGTACCGTTACTAGATGAAAACCGTATTATTGTAAAGAATGGTCTTAATTATATGAGGGAAACCAACAATATTGGTTTACAAGCTCTAATAGAAATATCCAATTTAAAGGATAAAAAATTAAATGCTAGTCATATTGGGTTTGGGTTAGCCCCTAGAATCAATGCAGCTGGTCGAATAGGCTCTGCTGATATAGGTGTTAGACTATTTACAACAGAAAATAGGGAAGAAGCAAAAAAACTAGCAAAGATGCTGGACGAAGAAAATTACAACAGACAACAAGTAGAGGCAGAGATATTGGATGAAGCTATAAAAATGATAGAAGAAAATCCAAAATATCGGGAGGAAAAAGTATTAGTTCTTTATAAAGAAAACTGGCATCATGGGGTGATTGGCATTGTAGCTTCAAGAATCGTAGAAAAATATTACAAGCCAACAATTATCTTAGCTATAGAAAATGATACTGCTAAAGGTTCAGCAAGAAGTATTACTGGATTTAATTTATTTGATGCTTTAAACCAATGTAAAGATCTTTTTATAAAGTTTGGTGGACATGAACAGGCTGCAGGATTATCTTTAGTGACAGACAATATAGAAGCCTTTCGTACAGAAATTAATAAACTTGCTGACCAAATACTGTTAGAAGATGATCTTGTTCCTAAGATTTTCTGCGATGATATGTTAAACCTAGAAAGCATCAATCACCAGTTAATCAGCGAATTAGAAACATTAGAACCCTATGGCTTAGCCAATATGGCTCCAAGATTTATCCACACAAATCTTAAGCCAAAGGGAATTAAATCTGTTGGAGTGGACGGAAAACACTTGAAAATGTCCCTACAGGAAGACAACAAAACATTTGATACCATAGGTTTTAATTTAGGAAACTATGCAAAAGTCCTAACAGGAGATGATACAGTAGGTATAATTTTTTCTCCAGAATATAATGAATTTAATGGAACAAAAAAGATCCAACTAAATATAAAAGATTTAAAAATAATAAAAGGTAGTTATGTATCCGAAAAATTTATCGAGAGCTATTATAAATCCCTACAGTTACCTTGTAATGAAAACAATTATATAACTAACAGGGAATTAGAGGACATTCCCGTAAAAGCTACGCAAGAAAAGCAAGTATTTATAATTAAGGAACTACAGAATCAGGATAAAGTATTGATTTTAGTCAACACTTTTCACCAGGCTAATCATTTAATAACCCTTACTGAGATTCAAGAAAAAAACACCAGAAAAAGAGTTAAATTTTTTTACAATGAAATTCCTTTTGAACCACAAAATAAGGAAATACATATTCTTATTAATCCTAATATTGATAAAATTTCATTTAAACTATATAATAGTATTATTGTATACGATATGTTTTTTATGGAAAAAGATTATTACTATCTTATAGATAGAAACCAGCATGCACCCATTACCTTTCTTTATGAAAAAGGTGATGAAAAAAACAATGAAGAAATTCTTAAAAGCATCGTACCCACAAGAAACATATTAATCCTACTATATAAATTTTTAAAAGAATTTTACCATTTTAAAAAAGCTAAATTAGAAGAAATACTGGAAAAGATTAATGAAGAACTTTCCATAGCTATCAACCCCAAAATCCTTGAAAATGCAATACATATTTTTATTGAAGGAAACTTGATTAAATGTGACGTTTATGATGAACAATATTATATTGAAATACTAAAGGTTACACAAAAAGTGGATATAGAAAAGCTCGACGCTTTTAGACATTATAACAATCTGTATAAAGACTTTATAGATTTTAAAAATAAATGGATAGGTTTTATACAAGGAGGAAAAAGTAATGGATTTAGCTAA
- a CDS encoding ABC1 kinase family protein, translated as MSGIGTKYRNLKRYKKIGEVLMKYGFTFAAQKLNEKGYIPKLILKPKQQKEYLSHGQKLRMACEELGPTFIKLGQIISTRRDIFPEEVVSQLAKLQDDVKPFPFEEAKKVFEVEMKLRIEDCFKEFNREPIASASIGQVYEAVLNTGENVVVKIQRPSIQRIIKGDLDILFTLAKLLDEHMDKEKPYNLLEIVEEFSRSITKELDYSLEGRNAEKFHAYFKKDTSIYIPQVYWDYTSKKVLTMERVYGIKIIDKQGLKEKKWDLKEVATISANCFLKQVFIYGFFHGDPHPGNIFVVGPSKIAFVDFGITGYLDKGTMNFISNLFTASARRDVDKIVNILIEIDALDSQTNPRRLKEDISFLINLYYNVPLNKLNLGEALKKLMEVAYTNKIKLPSQFIVLLKAMVTLEGSVKFLNPQFSLSNIAKDFVKEIYFHRYNPKNLAGEFKDYSEEILDSIKYLPKQIRTLLKKIENNDIKFQLEQIGIEKLQGELSKMTNKLSLSLISSALIVGSSLIIQNASGPMMWGVSVFGIIGYLLASILGVGIIISILLSGLRKK; from the coding sequence ATGTCTGGAATTGGAACAAAATATAGAAATCTCAAGCGATATAAAAAAATTGGCGAAGTATTGATGAAATACGGATTTACATTTGCAGCTCAGAAACTAAATGAAAAGGGCTATATACCTAAATTAATATTGAAACCCAAACAGCAGAAAGAATATTTGAGTCATGGCCAAAAGCTAAGAATGGCCTGTGAAGAATTGGGTCCTACCTTTATTAAACTAGGGCAGATTATAAGCACAAGAAGGGATATTTTTCCCGAAGAAGTGGTGAGCCAGTTAGCAAAGCTACAGGATGATGTAAAACCCTTTCCCTTTGAAGAAGCAAAAAAAGTTTTTGAAGTAGAAATGAAACTAAGGATAGAAGATTGCTTTAAAGAATTTAACAGGGAGCCCATTGCCTCAGCATCCATTGGTCAAGTCTATGAGGCAGTTTTAAATACAGGAGAAAATGTTGTTGTTAAAATCCAGAGACCCTCTATTCAAAGAATTATTAAAGGAGACCTAGATATATTATTTACTCTAGCAAAGCTTTTAGATGAACATATGGATAAGGAAAAACCCTACAATCTACTAGAGATCGTTGAAGAATTTAGCCGAAGTATTACCAAAGAATTAGACTATTCCTTAGAAGGAAGAAATGCAGAAAAATTCCATGCTTATTTCAAAAAGGATACCAGTATTTACATACCACAAGTTTATTGGGATTACACATCTAAAAAAGTATTAACGATGGAAAGGGTTTACGGTATTAAAATTATAGACAAGCAGGGTTTAAAGGAAAAGAAATGGGATTTAAAGGAAGTAGCAACCATAAGTGCCAACTGCTTTCTAAAACAAGTTTTCATCTATGGATTTTTTCATGGTGACCCCCATCCCGGCAATATTTTTGTTGTAGGGCCCTCTAAAATAGCCTTTGTGGATTTTGGGATCACAGGTTATTTGGACAAAGGTACTATGAATTTTATCTCCAACCTATTTACTGCATCGGCTAGACGGGATGTTGATAAAATAGTCAATATATTAATAGAAATAGATGCTTTAGATTCCCAAACAAATCCAAGAAGATTAAAAGAAGATATTTCTTTTTTAATTAATTTATATTATAATGTTCCTTTAAATAAATTAAACCTAGGAGAGGCTTTAAAAAAACTAATGGAGGTAGCCTATACCAATAAAATTAAGCTTCCTTCTCAATTTATTGTATTGTTAAAAGCGATGGTTACCTTAGAAGGAAGCGTGAAATTTTTAAACCCTCAATTTAGCCTTTCCAACATAGCTAAGGATTTTGTAAAGGAAATATATTTCCATCGGTATAATCCTAAAAATTTAGCTGGTGAATTTAAGGACTATTCCGAGGAAATACTGGATAGCATAAAATACTTGCCAAAGCAAATAAGAACCCTATTAAAAAAGATAGAAAACAATGACATTAAATTTCAGCTGGAACAAATAGGAATAGAGAAGCTTCAGGGAGAACTAAGCAAAATGACCAACAAATTATCCTTGAGTCTAATTAGCTCAGCCTTGATTGTGGGCTCCTCTCTCATTATTCAAAATGCTAGTGGACCTATGATGTGGGGCGTATCGGTTTTTGGAATTATCGGATATTTGTTAGCAAGCATTTTAGGTGTAGGAATTATTATTTCAATACTATTAAGTGGTCTTCGAAAAAAATGA
- the secF gene encoding protein translocase subunit SecF → MKIIENRKIWFSISTVIIIIGLALSLVRGFNLGIDFTGGTQMEIELEQQVEVAEIREITNQFDPNASISFIGPDRTIVQFRTTEDLDSRTRAEIFNQFKEKYNLQTDEPLIANQFGPTVGREIQNKAFLSMIISAIGMLIYITFRFELRFGIAAITALLHDLLVVLAVYSIFRIPINSPFVAAMLTILGYSINDTIVVFDRIRENVKFIKKSNFQQVANDSIAQTITRSINTSLTTLVTIVALYLFGVDQVKVFALPLIAGVLSGTYSSIFIASPVWVMLKEMQNRKTSYPSS, encoded by the coding sequence ATGAAGATTATAGAAAATAGAAAAATATGGTTTTCCATATCAACTGTTATTATCATTATAGGCTTAGCCCTATCTTTAGTAAGGGGCTTCAACTTAGGTATTGATTTTACTGGGGGAACCCAAATGGAAATAGAACTAGAGCAACAGGTGGAAGTAGCAGAGATAAGAGAAATCACTAATCAATTTGATCCTAATGCTAGTATCAGCTTCATAGGTCCTGATAGAACTATTGTTCAATTTAGAACTACAGAAGACTTAGATAGTCGTACTCGAGCTGAAATATTTAACCAATTTAAAGAAAAATATAATCTACAAACAGATGAACCTTTAATAGCCAATCAATTTGGACCTACAGTGGGAAGAGAAATTCAAAACAAAGCGTTTTTATCTATGATTATATCAGCTATTGGTATGTTAATTTATATTACCTTTAGGTTTGAATTGAGATTTGGTATAGCTGCGATTACAGCTCTATTGCATGACCTTTTAGTGGTATTAGCAGTGTATTCTATCTTTAGAATACCTATCAACAGCCCTTTTGTAGCTGCTATGCTAACGATACTAGGGTACTCCATCAATGATACGATTGTAGTATTTGATAGAATAAGAGAAAATGTGAAATTTATTAAAAAGTCTAATTTCCAACAGGTAGCAAATGACAGTATTGCTCAAACAATTACTCGTTCTATTAATACATCATTGACTACATTGGTGACAATTGTAGCACTGTATTTATTCGGAGTAGACCAAGTGAAGGTATTTGCATTGCCATTAATTGCTGGAGTCCTTAGTGGTACTTATTCATCTATTTTTATTGCATCACCAGTTTGGGTTATGCTTAAAGAAATGCAAAACAGGAAAACCTCCTATCCTTCAAGTTAA
- the secD gene encoding protein translocase subunit SecD: MKLKNALLFFVIIALVVLTTYTAFNGIQVGEVRIRPVQEAINQGLDLKGGVYVVYEAETDETGRELDQTINQTIEVFRRRVDAMGLTEPSIVREGEKRIRIELPGVENAQEALDMIGKTAQLQFITPEGEVVVTGGNVKKAEATFISGEAHPVVEFELDSEGTKNFAEATAQHIGEPIFIILDDEIISSPIVNNTIPNGRGHISGNFTVESASQLAALIRGGALPVNLTEVETSTITATLGVNALQRSIYAAKIGIILVLLFMLIYYRIPGFIASIALIIFILLVLGVLVALNATLTLPGIAALILSVGMAVDANVIIFERLKEELRAGKTVRSAIDAGFKRALRAILDSNITTLIAGIVLYQFGTGPIRGFAITLIIGIVVSMFTAIVITRFLLKLIIGMNLTKNSKLFGA; this comes from the coding sequence GTGAAATTAAAAAATGCATTGCTATTTTTTGTCATCATAGCATTAGTAGTTTTAACAACCTATACTGCATTTAATGGTATTCAGGTAGGAGAAGTAAGGATAAGACCTGTACAAGAAGCCATCAACCAAGGTCTAGATTTAAAGGGTGGCGTTTATGTAGTTTATGAGGCTGAGACCGATGAAACTGGAAGAGAACTGGACCAAACCATTAACCAAACAATAGAAGTGTTTAGACGTAGGGTAGATGCTATGGGCCTTACAGAACCATCCATTGTTAGAGAGGGAGAAAAAAGAATTCGAATTGAGCTGCCAGGAGTTGAAAATGCCCAAGAAGCATTGGATATGATTGGAAAGACTGCCCAATTACAATTCATCACTCCTGAGGGAGAAGTTGTAGTAACAGGAGGAAACGTAAAAAAAGCAGAAGCTACTTTTATAAGTGGAGAAGCTCACCCTGTTGTTGAATTCGAATTGGATAGTGAAGGTACTAAAAATTTTGCCGAAGCTACAGCACAGCATATTGGAGAACCTATTTTTATTATTTTAGATGATGAAATTATTTCTAGTCCTATTGTAAATAATACTATACCAAATGGACGAGGCCATATCAGCGGTAACTTCACCGTTGAATCAGCATCCCAACTAGCTGCCTTAATTCGTGGTGGTGCTTTGCCTGTGAATTTAACAGAGGTAGAAACCTCAACAATTACAGCTACTCTTGGTGTAAATGCATTGCAGAGAAGTATATACGCTGCTAAAATTGGTATTATTCTTGTATTATTATTTATGTTAATCTACTATAGAATTCCCGGATTTATAGCGAGTATAGCATTAATAATATTTATTCTATTAGTTTTAGGAGTATTGGTTGCTTTAAATGCCACTTTGACATTACCAGGTATTGCGGCTTTAATACTATCAGTTGGTATGGCGGTAGACGCTAATGTTATTATATTTGAAAGACTTAAAGAAGAGTTGAGAGCCGGAAAAACAGTCCGTTCAGCCATAGATGCTGGGTTTAAGCGGGCTTTAAGAGCAATTTTAGACTCAAACATTACTACCCTTATTGCAGGAATTGTATTGTATCAATTTGGGACAGGCCCTATTAGAGGATTTGCTATTACTCTAATTATAGGGATTGTAGTAAGTATGTTTACTGCTATTGTTATTACCAGATTTTTACTAAAACTAATTATTGGAATGAACTTAACAAAAAATAGCAAGCTATTTGGAGCATAA
- a CDS encoding gamma carbonic anhydrase family protein has protein sequence MIKALKEKKPSIHESCFIAETADIIGDVTIGEGSSIWYKAVLRGDDNYIKIGKSTNIQDGSVVHISHLYPTIIGDNITIGHSAIIHACRIGNNVLIGMGTIILDGAEIGEETIIGAGSLVPPGKKIPSGVLAIGSPAKVVRELTEEEKIGIRTSAESYIRYGEKHKE, from the coding sequence ATGATTAAGGCTTTAAAGGAGAAGAAACCAAGTATCCATGAAAGTTGCTTCATAGCAGAAACAGCAGATATAATTGGTGATGTAACTATTGGAGAAGGTTCTAGTATCTGGTACAAGGCTGTCCTCAGGGGAGATGACAATTATATAAAAATAGGAAAAAGCACTAATATTCAAGATGGCTCCGTTGTCCACATCAGTCACCTTTATCCTACAATTATAGGAGATAATATTACTATAGGACATAGTGCTATTATCCATGCCTGCAGGATAGGAAACAATGTTTTAATTGGTATGGGTACTATTATATTGGATGGGGCAGAAATTGGAGAGGAAACAATAATAGGAGCAGGTAGCCTAGTACCTCCTGGAAAGAAAATTCCATCGGGAGTATTAGCTATAGGCTCTCCAGCAAAGGTTGTAAGAGAATTAACAGAGGAAGAAAAAATAGGTATACGAACATCAGCTGAGTCCTATATTAGATATGGAGAAAAGCACAAAGAATAA
- the scfB gene encoding thioether cross-link-forming SCIFF peptide maturase: MIHKFSQGNINILLDVNSGGVHVIDQLVYDILDHYPQTPEDKVIDLLEDKYSREQIIEGIKEINTLIDNGLLFSKENYLQHEAFKNKKTVVKALCLHIAHDCNIRCKYCFASQGDFKGDRSLMTSHVGKKAIDFLLQNSGNRRNLEVDFFGGEPLMNFDVIKEIVDYGREKEVEYNKNIRFTITTNGVLLNKDNMDYINKNMYNVVLSIDGRKEVNDHMRYTVTGEGTYNIIIPKLLEMAEKRNHENYYVRGTFTKHNLDFAKDVLHLADLGFKHVSVEPVVATVDQDYAITEEDLPRVMKEYEDLAEECIKRKKIGKDLNFFHFMIDLNQGPCVIKRLLGCGAGAEYLAVTPQGELYPCHQFVGNESFKLGSVLDNTLDKSKYDDFSNAHVYNKEACRECWAKFYCSGGCHANAYNFNQDIYVPYNIGCEMEKKRIECALTIQAKLMEEE, from the coding sequence ATGATTCATAAATTTTCACAAGGTAATATAAATATTTTGTTAGATGTTAATAGCGGTGGTGTTCATGTAATTGATCAATTAGTTTATGATATATTAGATCATTATCCCCAAACACCTGAAGATAAAGTCATTGATTTATTAGAGGACAAGTATAGTAGAGAGCAAATTATAGAGGGTATAAAGGAAATAAATACCCTAATAGACAATGGTCTACTATTTTCTAAAGAAAATTATCTACAGCACGAAGCTTTTAAAAATAAAAAAACAGTGGTAAAAGCCCTATGCTTACATATAGCCCATGACTGTAATATACGTTGTAAATATTGTTTTGCATCTCAAGGTGATTTTAAAGGGGATAGAAGTTTAATGACCTCACATGTAGGCAAAAAAGCAATTGATTTTTTGTTACAAAACTCTGGGAATAGAAGAAATTTAGAAGTGGATTTTTTTGGTGGAGAACCTTTAATGAACTTTGATGTCATTAAAGAAATTGTAGACTACGGTCGTGAGAAGGAAGTAGAATATAATAAAAATATAAGATTTACAATAACCACTAACGGCGTTTTGCTTAACAAAGATAACATGGATTACATTAATAAGAATATGTACAATGTAGTCTTAAGCATAGATGGTAGAAAAGAAGTAAATGATCATATGCGATATACTGTTACAGGTGAAGGCACCTATAATATTATTATACCTAAATTATTAGAGATGGCTGAAAAAAGAAATCATGAAAACTATTATGTCAGAGGAACTTTTACTAAACACAATTTGGATTTTGCAAAGGATGTTTTACATTTAGCTGATTTAGGTTTTAAGCATGTTTCTGTAGAGCCAGTAGTGGCTACAGTAGACCAGGATTATGCAATCACAGAAGAGGATCTACCTCGGGTTATGAAGGAATACGAGGATTTAGCCGAAGAATGCATAAAAAGAAAAAAAATAGGCAAAGATTTAAATTTTTTCCATTTTATGATTGATCTAAACCAAGGCCCCTGTGTGATTAAAAGACTACTAGGCTGTGGTGCAGGAGCGGAATATTTAGCTGTTACCCCCCAAGGAGAGCTTTATCCTTGTCATCAATTTGTTGGCAATGAAAGCTTTAAGCTAGGTAGCGTTCTCGATAATACATTAGATAAGTCTAAGTACGATGATTTTTCAAATGCCCATGTTTATAATAAGGAAGCCTGTAGGGAGTGCTGGGCTAAATTTTACTGCAGTGGTGGATGTCATGCAAATGCCTATAATTTTAATCAAGATATTTATGTGCCCTATAATATTGGCTGTGAAATGGAAAAAAAGCGTATAGAATGTGCTTTAACAATACAAGCCAAATTAATGGAGGAGGAGTAA
- the scfA gene encoding six-cysteine ranthipeptide SCIFF: protein MKHIKTLSSANLSQSAAKGGCGECQTSCQSACKTSCTVANQQCENQ from the coding sequence ATGAAGCATATTAAAACATTAAGTAGCGCTAATTTGTCTCAAAGTGCAGCAAAGGGCGGTTGTGGTGAGTGTCAAACCTCCTGTCAATCAGCTTGCAAAACCTCATGTACAGTTGCAAATCAACAATGTGAAAATCAATAA
- a CDS encoding TIGR04086 family membrane protein, which yields MKGSITRGTGDTFNIWVYGKGLIRGYVLSLILFLLSGILITYTSLGEGIIPILTSVIMILSIAYASIYTAVHTKKRGWLQGAVIGLIYILILIIFSKVFITDYIIDTSVYYRVIIGIVTGVIGGMIGINLK from the coding sequence ATGAAGGGTAGTATTACCAGGGGTACAGGAGATACTTTTAATATATGGGTTTATGGGAAAGGATTAATTAGAGGATATGTTTTATCCTTAATATTGTTTTTACTTAGTGGTATATTAATTACCTATACAAGCTTAGGCGAAGGGATTATTCCTATATTAACTTCTGTTATTATGATATTAAGCATAGCCTATGCATCGATTTATACAGCAGTTCATACTAAAAAAAGGGGTTGGCTTCAAGGGGCTGTAATTGGTCTAATCTATATTCTTATTCTCATTATTTTTAGCAAAGTCTTCATAACAGACTATATAATAGATACTAGTGTTTATTATAGAGTGATAATCGGCATTGTCACAGGGGTTATAGGGGGAATGATAGGAATAAATCTAAAATAA
- the yajC gene encoding preprotein translocase subunit YajC, translating to MQNFTGLIIPLGFLAIFYFLIIRPQQKREKKTKEMRNNLKVGDEIVTIGGIYGSILKIKEDVITIEVGADKTKLTVAKWAVGNVMNESKGK from the coding sequence ATGCAAAACTTTACCGGTTTGATTATACCTTTAGGGTTCTTAGCTATTTTCTACTTTTTGATTATTCGTCCACAACAAAAGAGGGAAAAGAAGACAAAAGAAATGCGTAACAACCTTAAAGTTGGAGATGAAATTGTTACAATTGGTGGAATCTATGGCAGTATCTTAAAGATTAAAGAAGATGTTATTACTATTGAAGTAGGGGCGGATAAAACAAAGCTTACAGTTGCTAAATGGGCTGTAGGGAATGTTATGAATGAAAGCAAAGGCAAATAA
- the tgt gene encoding tRNA guanosine(34) transglycosylase Tgt gives MALTYELIKECKQSGARLGKIHTARGVIETPIFMPVGTQATVKTMTPEELKDIKSQIILSNTYHLYLRPGHELVKKAGGLHRFMNWDKPILTDSGGFQVFSLGDLRKISEEGVEFRSHLDGSKHFISPEKAVEIQNALGSDIMMVFDECAPYPADREYVKNSLERTTRWAKRCKDAHKNIENQSLFGIIQGGMYGDLRKQSAEELLELDFPGYAVGGLSVGEPKPLMYEVLEYTTPFMPKNKPRYLMGVGSPDCLIEGVIRGIDMFDCVLPTRIARNGTAMTSHGKVVIKNAKHTEDFTGLDPECDCYTCKNYSKAYLRHLFKANEVLGLRLMSHHNLYFLLKLMEEIRQAIKEDRLLDYRKNFFVKYGYDV, from the coding sequence ATGGCATTAACCTACGAATTAATTAAGGAGTGCAAGCAGAGTGGTGCTAGATTAGGTAAGATTCACACAGCTCGTGGAGTAATTGAAACACCTATCTTCATGCCAGTGGGCACTCAAGCCACTGTCAAAACCATGACACCAGAAGAACTCAAGGACATTAAATCACAGATTATCCTTAGCAACACCTATCATTTATATCTAAGACCGGGACATGAATTAGTAAAAAAAGCTGGGGGACTTCATAGGTTTATGAATTGGGACAAACCAATTCTCACCGATAGTGGAGGCTTCCAAGTATTTAGTTTAGGAGATCTTAGAAAGATATCCGAGGAAGGAGTGGAGTTCAGATCCCATTTAGACGGGTCCAAGCACTTTATTAGCCCTGAAAAGGCTGTAGAAATACAAAATGCCTTAGGTTCTGATATCATGATGGTTTTCGATGAATGTGCTCCTTATCCTGCCGATAGAGAGTATGTAAAAAATTCATTGGAACGGACAACTAGATGGGCTAAAAGATGTAAGGATGCCCACAAAAACATAGAGAATCAAAGCCTTTTTGGTATTATTCAAGGTGGTATGTATGGAGATTTAAGAAAGCAAAGTGCTGAAGAATTATTAGAGCTAGATTTCCCTGGATATGCTGTAGGGGGCTTAAGCGTAGGAGAACCAAAGCCTTTAATGTATGAAGTGTTAGAATATACGACACCCTTCATGCCTAAAAATAAACCTAGATATTTGATGGGGGTAGGGAGCCCTGATTGTTTGATAGAGGGAGTTATAAGAGGAATTGATATGTTTGATTGTGTCCTGCCCACTAGAATTGCTCGAAATGGAACCGCTATGACAAGTCATGGAAAAGTAGTTATTAAAAATGCAAAACACACCGAAGATTTTACGGGACTTGATCCAGAGTGTGACTGTTATACATGTAAAAACTACTCAAAGGCTTATTTGCGTCATTTATTTAAAGCCAATGAAGTCCTAGGACTTCGATTAATGTCCCATCACAACCTATATTTCCTACTGAAGCTTATGGAGGAAATTCGACAGGCGATTAAGGAGGATAGACTGTTGGATTACCGTAAAAACTTCTTTGTTAAATATGGCTATGACGTATAG